The Streptomyces sp. NBC_00483 genome contains the following window.
CCGCACGGCCTCCTCGTGCAGGGCCATGGAGATGCCCCACGTCATGCCGCCCACCAACTGGCTGCGCGCGGTGAGGGGGTTGATGATGCGGCCCGCGGAGAAGACACCGAGGAGGCGCCGCACGCGGACCTCGCCGCTCGCCACGTCCACGGCGACCTCGGCGAACTGCGCGCCGTAGGAGTAGCGCTCCTTCTGCGCGAGGGCACCGACCAGCTCGGTGGTGTCGGTGCGGACCGTGAGGCCCTCGGTCGGAACGGCGGCGGTCGGGGACAGCCGGTCGCGCAGTTCGCGACTGGCCGCCATCACGGCCCAGCCCCACGAGCGCGTGCCCATCGAGCCGCCCGACAGCCACGCCTGCCCGAAGTCGCTGTCGGCGATCCGCACCCGCACCAGGCCCTGGTCGACGCCGAGTTCGTCGGCGGCGATCTGGGTCAGGGCGGTGCGCGCCCCTGTGCCGACGTCCGCGGCCGTGATCCGGACCGTGAACGTACCGTCGTGCTCGGCGGTGACGGACGCCGTGGACGGGGCGACACCGGACGGGAAGGAGCAGGCCGCCACGCCCGTGCCGAGGAGCCAGCGGCCCTCGCGGCGCACGCGCGGTCGCGGGTCGCGGCCCGCCCAGCCGAAGCGGCGCGCACCGTCCTCGTAACAGCCGAGGAGATTGCGGCTGCTGAAGGGCAGCCCGGAGACCGGACCGACCTCGGGTTCGTTGCGCACGCGGAGCGCGACCGGGTCCATGCCGAGCTTCTCGGCGAGCTCGTCGAGCGCGGATTCCACGGCGTACGAGCCGGGGGCCTCGCCGGGCGCCCGGACGAACGTCGGGGTCGGCAGGTCCAGGGGCACCACACGGTTCACGGAGTGGTGCGCGTCGGACGCGTACATCACACGCCCGTACCCGGCGCTCGCCTCGACGAACTCGCGGATGTTCGAGGTCAGCGACTGCGCGTCGTGCCCGAACGCGCGAAGCCGTCCGTCGGCGTCGGCGCCGAGCCGCATCCGCTGGGTGGTGGGGCTGCGGTAGCCGGTGATCGCGAAGACCTGACGGCGCGTCATGGTGAGCCGGACGGGGCGATGGAGTTCCGTCGCGGCCATCACTGCGGCGATGTGGTGCGC
Protein-coding sequences here:
- a CDS encoding xanthine dehydrogenase family protein molybdopterin-binding subunit; this translates as MTTTTTTAAGTTKSGSVGVGRSRIEGREKVTGAARYAGEFPFTDLAHGWLVLSTVARGRIRSVGDEAVRAMPGVLAVMHHGNAPRINTDYLTLMGPPDGILHVFQDDKVKHAGWPVALVVAETSEQAREAAEALVVEYDTEPHDIAFEADRPGTYAPEGSEATKGDLEAELAASAAVVDERYTTPETHHTAMEPHAVTVRWEDGRLEVYDANQGSKAVADQLAQTFSLDPSAVRVRSEHVGGAFGGKLVAAHHIAAVMAATELHRPVRLTMTRRQVFAITGYRSPTTQRMRLGADADGRLRAFGHDAQSLTSNIREFVEASAGYGRVMYASDAHHSVNRVVPLDLPTPTFVRAPGEAPGSYAVESALDELAEKLGMDPVALRVRNEPEVGPVSGLPFSSRNLLGCYEDGARRFGWAGRDPRPRVRREGRWLLGTGVAACSFPSGVAPSTASVTAEHDGTFTVRITAADVGTGARTALTQIAADELGVDQGLVRVRIADSDFGQAWLSGGSMGTRSWGWAVMAASRELRDRLSPTAAVPTEGLTVRTDTTELVGALAQKERYSYGAQFAEVAVDVASGEVRVRRLLGVFSAGRIINPLTARSQLVGGMTWGISMALHEEAVRDAADGGHVGADFAGYHVAANADVPVVEAHWVDDSDPDDPVGIKGVGEIGIVGTAAAIGNAVWHATGVRHRDLPLRPDRVLLAEAERNA